A part of Methanohalobium evestigatum Z-7303 genomic DNA contains:
- a CDS encoding PH domain-containing protein produces MLNAEPSERIDPSALKSWFVSGFLTGVILLLIPISYITLISSIWDLPILWGWIGIAAVVTFTIWSAIVEPRLKMRFWRYEIRENEIDIQHGIFIVRRTLIPMVRVQHVDTEHGPVMRFFGLATLRISTAATNHYIPALSKEKSAELMGQIASLARLSDEDV; encoded by the coding sequence ATGTTAAATGCTGAACCCTCCGAACGTATAGACCCAAGCGCTTTAAAATCCTGGTTTGTCAGCGGATTTTTGACCGGTGTTATCCTCTTACTGATTCCTATATCCTATATAACTCTGATAAGTTCTATCTGGGATTTGCCTATTTTGTGGGGCTGGATAGGGATAGCTGCAGTGGTAACTTTTACAATATGGTCGGCAATTGTAGAACCCCGGCTTAAAATGCGTTTCTGGAGATATGAAATAAGGGAAAATGAGATAGATATCCAGCACGGAATTTTTATTGTCAGACGGACCCTTATCCCCATGGTCAGAGTTCAACATGTAGATACTGAACACGGACCTGTGATGAGGTTTTTCGGATTGGCGACATTAAGGATATCCACAGCTGCCACAAACCATTACATCCCTGCTTTATCGAAAGAAAAATCCGCAGAACTTATGGGACAAATTGCATCCCTTGCAAGATTAAGTGATGAAGATGTCTGA
- a CDS encoding PH domain-containing protein, translating into MKMSEYKHQHPVMIIVETFKSIIYALPPLFFFVLSLRDDLSGMDFSFLVWIAIVFLVLLLSYSAAKWYLYTYQYEEGYLHIKKGLLFKKERSIKRERVQTVNVRTNILLKLLRVASVQVKTAGSGMESELTLTAVSIDETQKIKAHLEKHKPYKSQKTSSDETITETYEKEVNTYRISPWNLFLAGATSGRFMLLFSIIAAAFSQIYPYIPETYLRLVLEQVVPESGVNMIFLVIILLILLLISWILSTIVFMVRYANFTLTRQDDSLKISWGIIEQKEYNLDLNRVQAVSVQDGLLRQPFGLCSVSAEVAGGSSEKQDYITRLYPLLHFRELPKFLDDILPEYSMPADDNMVPLPSRSRKRYIIRSSIPVLLVILLLQMVPYGWISLLLLPPAFLLGVSRYNTGRTALGNKQLTLRFRNIHRYHVFILKNHIQSMQISTNPFQRRSDLSTVRVSVLSSPAGKDFKIADVDNEENKKIWQWFSRG; encoded by the coding sequence ATGAAGATGTCTGAGTACAAACACCAGCACCCGGTCATGATCATTGTGGAAACCTTCAAAAGTATAATTTATGCTTTACCACCTCTATTCTTTTTTGTGTTATCATTGAGGGATGACCTGTCAGGAATGGATTTTTCTTTTCTTGTATGGATAGCAATTGTTTTTCTGGTTCTCCTTCTATCGTATTCTGCAGCAAAATGGTACCTATATACCTATCAATACGAAGAAGGTTACCTTCACATAAAAAAGGGATTACTGTTTAAAAAAGAGAGATCGATTAAGAGAGAACGTGTACAGACAGTTAATGTACGCACAAATATACTGCTAAAACTTCTGAGAGTTGCCAGTGTACAGGTAAAAACAGCAGGTAGTGGAATGGAATCTGAATTGACACTTACTGCTGTATCCATAGATGAAACCCAAAAAATTAAAGCTCATTTGGAAAAACATAAACCATACAAATCACAGAAAACATCCTCTGATGAAACAATAACTGAAACATATGAAAAAGAAGTAAATACTTATCGTATTTCACCATGGAACCTTTTTCTGGCAGGTGCTACATCAGGTAGATTCATGCTTCTGTTTTCCATCATCGCAGCTGCCTTCTCCCAGATTTATCCATATATACCCGAAACATACCTGCGACTTGTGCTGGAACAGGTTGTTCCTGAAAGTGGCGTCAATATGATATTCCTTGTTATTATCCTGCTAATATTGCTACTAATATCATGGATTTTATCAACAATAGTTTTCATGGTTAGATATGCCAATTTCACATTAACCCGTCAGGATGATAGTCTAAAAATATCCTGGGGAATAATTGAGCAAAAAGAGTACAATCTGGATTTGAATCGTGTGCAGGCAGTGTCAGTACAGGACGGTTTGCTGAGACAGCCGTTTGGTCTATGTTCGGTTTCTGCAGAGGTTGCGGGTGGTAGTTCTGAAAAACAGGATTATATAACCAGATTATATCCACTGCTGCATTTTAGAGAACTGCCGAAATTTTTGGATGATATATTGCCAGAATACAGCATGCCTGCAGATGATAATATGGTACCGCTGCCTTCGAGGTCAAGGAAACGTTATATTATACGTTCATCCATACCTGTGCTTTTGGTTATCCTACTACTTCAAATGGTACCATACGGTTGGATATCTCTGTTACTTTTACCACCTGCTTTTTTACTGGGAGTATCCCGTTACAATACAGGCAGAACAGCTCTCGGGAATAAACAATTAACCTTACGGTTTCGGAATATACACCGATATCATGTATTCATATTAAAAAACCATATCCAATCCATGCAAATAAGCACCAATCCGTTCCAACGCAGAAGTGATTTAAGTACAGTAAGAGTTTCGGTATTGTCATCTCCGGCAGGAAAAGATTTCAAAATAGCGGATGTTGACAATGAGGAAAATAAAAAAATCTGGCAATGGTTTTCAAGAGGTTAA
- a CDS encoding DHH family phosphoesterase: MIHHWDTDGICSAAILFEYLGKEFDTYVPHIGNYFFTVDEIDKISKKNYDFIIIADMAIPEDNIVDLKNKSGVQIYIFDHHLQDNIQRNGIHHSNPVSIGEPAENYPSNTWVLTRLLDREIDLFSILGAVGDREKKIKDNVDIYPYIKEFLNDGEFYFEDLLKMVELIDSNYKVGDKQKVMDAVHFVKQNKLYPQRILDNSDWHKNLDDLEEETERQKNMPVDYEDGIAIQEINTRYNITSPVARSLAWSGKCRVALVVNRGFFDDKDQLYVRAGQTGPVMTPVIDAAQERGYSAGGKKEVAGIILPKSDTDYFIKEVIGLLKE, from the coding sequence TTGATACATCACTGGGATACAGACGGTATCTGTTCGGCAGCGATACTCTTTGAATATCTGGGTAAGGAATTTGACACTTACGTTCCACATATAGGGAATTATTTTTTTACTGTCGATGAGATTGATAAAATAAGCAAAAAAAACTACGATTTTATCATCATCGCTGATATGGCAATTCCTGAAGATAACATTGTGGATTTGAAGAATAAATCAGGTGTACAGATTTATATATTTGACCACCACCTGCAGGATAATATCCAGAGAAACGGTATACATCACTCAAATCCTGTAAGCATTGGTGAACCAGCTGAAAATTATCCTTCAAATACATGGGTTTTAACCAGACTGCTGGACAGAGAAATCGACCTGTTTTCAATTCTTGGTGCAGTCGGTGACAGGGAAAAGAAAATCAAGGATAATGTAGATATTTACCCCTACATTAAGGAATTTTTAAATGATGGTGAATTTTACTTTGAGGATTTGTTGAAAATGGTCGAGTTAATCGATTCCAATTACAAGGTAGGGGATAAACAAAAGGTGATGGATGCTGTTCATTTTGTCAAGCAAAATAAACTTTATCCACAGCGTATACTGGACAACAGTGATTGGCATAAAAATCTTGATGACCTCGAAGAAGAAACAGAACGTCAGAAGAACATGCCTGTAGATTATGAAGACGGAATAGCAATACAGGAAATCAACACCCGATATAATATAACATCACCTGTTGCAAGAAGTCTTGCCTGGAGTGGTAAATGCAGAGTTGCTCTGGTAGTAAACCGCGGGTTCTTTGATGATAAAGACCAGTTGTATGTAAGAGCAGGACAAACAGGACCTGTTATGACACCTGTAATTGATGCTGCACAGGAGAGAGGATATTCTGCAGGCGGCAAAAAAGAAGTTGCAGGTATCATCCTTCCAAAAAGTGACACCGATTACTTTATCAAAGAAGTAATAGGTTTATTAAAGGAATAA
- the cysC gene encoding adenylyl-sulfate kinase — translation MNNGNSNNGFVVWLTGLPGTGKSTISAELTKIFQEKGFCTETMDGDEIRKGLSADLGFTKEDRQEHARRVAFVSKLLARNGVAVNVALISPYRSFREHARNEIENFVEVYVKTPLEVCMERDPKGLYAKAQQGEITDLTGYQDTYEEPLNPEVVIDTCDTTPEGAAETIVSKLDELGYFSN, via the coding sequence ATGAACAACGGTAATAGTAATAATGGATTTGTGGTATGGTTAACAGGACTGCCGGGGACAGGGAAATCAACCATTTCAGCAGAGCTTACTAAAATTTTTCAGGAAAAAGGTTTCTGTACCGAAACCATGGATGGTGATGAGATACGCAAAGGTCTAAGTGCCGATCTTGGATTTACCAAAGAAGACCGGCAGGAACATGCAAGGCGCGTGGCATTTGTCAGTAAACTCCTTGCGAGAAATGGTGTCGCTGTTAATGTAGCGCTGATATCTCCATACAGGTCTTTCAGAGAACATGCAAGAAATGAAATCGAGAATTTTGTAGAGGTTTATGTAAAAACCCCGCTTGAGGTATGTATGGAAAGAGACCCGAAAGGTCTGTATGCCAAAGCCCAACAGGGTGAGATAACCGATTTGACAGGGTATCAGGACACCTATGAAGAACCTTTAAACCCCGAAGTGGTAATTGATACATGCGACACCACTCCCGAAGGTGCTGCTGAAACTATCGTCAGTAAACTGGATGAACTGGGATACTTTTCGAATTGA
- a CDS encoding SLC13 family permease: MGRDNNHSYLIIIFSLIILAGIFLAPSPEGLTVEGKNALGIFIVAIILWTTNALPLSVTGLFVIVLLPLLDVMSSKDAFSLFGNRAVFFILGAFILAAGMMKTGLSKRLALKMLSRFGGTPRNLLAGIMISSALMSFIMPEHAVAAIMFPVVSTIADNLDLEPLDSEYGTLLFLSLAWGAIIGGVGTLLGGARNPLAIAMLKENTGIEISFFEWCVAAIPIVFVMLVIGFVVLNYFFKVDVDDVKPAKRVLEKELNRIGSMDIYEKKSGAILVLTILSWIFLGHDFGLAAIAILGAVAIFILNVVNWEDIESDVNWGVILMYGGAISIGSALSQTGAAQWLANQALDSFVLTPILLMLGISLVAKFLTEGISNSAAVAILIPIGFSVGDVVGINPVAMVYLIAIPSGLAFMFPMGTPPNAIAYSSGYYEIKDVLVPGLILNLTSWIAFIIMALVYWPIIGLSIT; the protein is encoded by the coding sequence ATGGGGAGAGATAACAACCACAGCTACCTCATAATCATATTCTCCCTGATAATACTTGCAGGGATTTTTCTTGCACCATCACCTGAAGGTTTAACTGTCGAGGGTAAAAATGCGCTCGGTATCTTTATTGTAGCTATAATATTGTGGACTACCAATGCTCTCCCTCTATCAGTGACCGGTCTATTTGTAATAGTTCTGCTGCCCCTGCTCGATGTGATGTCCAGCAAGGACGCTTTTTCACTTTTTGGAAACCGTGCAGTGTTTTTTATCCTGGGTGCGTTTATCCTTGCAGCAGGCATGATGAAAACAGGACTTAGTAAACGTCTTGCCCTGAAAATGCTCAGCAGGTTCGGAGGAACTCCCAGAAATCTGCTGGCTGGTATCATGATTTCCTCTGCTCTCATGTCTTTCATCATGCCAGAACATGCTGTTGCAGCCATAATGTTTCCTGTGGTATCAACTATCGCTGATAACCTTGACCTTGAACCTCTGGATAGCGAGTATGGAACTTTACTTTTCCTGTCTCTTGCTTGGGGTGCGATTATAGGTGGTGTGGGTACTCTGCTTGGAGGTGCCAGAAACCCGCTTGCTATCGCTATGTTGAAAGAGAATACAGGTATTGAAATATCGTTTTTTGAATGGTGCGTAGCTGCAATTCCTATAGTTTTCGTGATGCTTGTCATCGGGTTTGTGGTTTTGAATTATTTCTTCAAGGTCGATGTAGATGATGTCAAGCCCGCAAAAAGGGTTCTTGAGAAGGAATTGAACCGGATTGGCAGCATGGACATCTATGAGAAGAAATCCGGTGCGATATTGGTGTTGACAATCCTCTCATGGATATTTCTGGGTCATGATTTTGGACTGGCAGCTATTGCAATTCTTGGTGCTGTTGCTATTTTTATACTCAATGTTGTAAACTGGGAAGATATAGAGTCCGATGTCAACTGGGGAGTAATCCTGATGTACGGTGGTGCTATCTCCATCGGCTCGGCACTATCCCAGACAGGTGCAGCGCAGTGGCTTGCGAATCAGGCTCTTGACAGTTTTGTTCTGACTCCGATTTTGTTAATGCTTGGAATTTCTTTAGTCGCCAAATTCCTGACAGAGGGTATCAGTAATTCTGCAGCTGTTGCGATTTTGATTCCTATAGGTTTTAGTGTAGGTGATGTAGTTGGCATCAATCCAGTGGCTATGGTCTACCTGATTGCTATTCCATCAGGTCTTGCATTTATGTTCCCAATGGGTACTCCTCCAAATGCTATCGCCTATTCATCGGGATATTACGAAATTAAAGATGTGTTGGTACCGGGATTAATTTTAAATCTTACTTCTTGGATAGCTTTTATTATAATGGCACTTGTATACTGGCCAATCATTGGACTGAGCATAACCTGA
- a CDS encoding universal stress protein, with product MNESNTIMVAFSATSIHKEPAKRALDMAQEKNAKLIVLSVRDKNITEKVAKVTQNHGFLGKEIVKDLMKDIKKDRDELISERLGRIGEEAEKRGIDYKTLQLKGDFVENVVEVAGKHGVDTVLVEDMGRKTDRLKTKLECEVVVV from the coding sequence ATGAACGAATCCAACACTATAATGGTAGCATTTTCAGCAACCTCCATCCATAAAGAACCAGCAAAACGCGCACTTGATATGGCGCAGGAAAAAAATGCAAAATTGATAGTACTGAGTGTACGTGATAAAAACATAACAGAAAAAGTAGCCAAAGTTACTCAAAATCACGGATTTTTGGGTAAAGAAATAGTTAAGGATTTGATGAAGGATATTAAGAAAGATAGAGATGAATTAATATCTGAGAGACTGGGTAGAATTGGTGAAGAAGCCGAAAAGCGCGGTATCGATTATAAGACTCTGCAGTTAAAAGGGGATTTTGTTGAAAATGTGGTTGAGGTTGCCGGTAAACATGGTGTTGATACTGTTCTGGTTGAGGATATGGGCAGAAAAACTGACAGGTTAAAGACCAAATTAGAGTGTGAGGTTGTAGTTGTCTGA
- a CDS encoding sugar phosphate nucleotidyltransferase, whose product MKGLIPAAGSGTRLGPFTHAMPKELLPVGDKAVIEHAVESFVNAGIDDITIVVSPKKHGLSDYLGSGKRFGVNITYVVQDDRLGLANAVEAGEHVINGSPFAVVLGDNFFSPDTILQDLKQFHENNKADATVGVMEVSDVTRHGIIKTNGNNIVDLIEKPEADKAPSKLGIAGMYVFEPQIFDAIRDTKPGYKDEYQLTDSIKILVEQGKNVVYREIDGIHIDVGTPEDLMKANDYYLKNNKSKE is encoded by the coding sequence ATGAAAGGGCTAATACCAGCGGCAGGGAGCGGAACCCGATTGGGTCCGTTTACCCATGCGATGCCAAAAGAACTGTTACCGGTAGGAGATAAAGCAGTTATTGAGCATGCGGTTGAATCGTTTGTTAATGCGGGAATAGATGATATTACCATTGTTGTAAGCCCAAAAAAGCACGGTCTTTCAGATTATCTTGGTTCAGGAAAACGTTTCGGCGTGAATATAACCTATGTTGTCCAGGATGATAGACTGGGTCTTGCAAATGCTGTCGAGGCTGGAGAACATGTAATTAATGGCTCACCATTTGCTGTTGTACTCGGGGACAATTTCTTCTCACCGGATACCATCCTGCAGGACTTGAAACAGTTCCATGAAAATAATAAGGCTGATGCTACTGTCGGTGTTATGGAAGTGTCTGATGTCACAAGACATGGGATTATCAAAACAAACGGCAACAACATTGTAGATTTGATCGAGAAACCTGAAGCTGACAAAGCACCCAGCAAACTTGGTATAGCCGGTATGTATGTATTTGAACCGCAAATATTTGATGCTATAAGGGATACAAAACCCGGTTATAAAGATGAATACCAGCTTACCGATTCGATTAAAATTTTGGTAGAACAGGGTAAAAATGTGGTCTACAGGGAAATCGACGGCATCCATATCGATGTCGGAACTCCTGAAGACCTGATGAAGGCCAATGATTATTATCTGAAAAACAACAAATCAAAAGAATAA
- a CDS encoding glycosyltransferase, with protein sequence MSLLLYSAIITAAIPVSIYLIYIAAVIFTKENSGNKIKNPPDITVVIPTYNEEKVIEHRIKNLRDINYPTDKIHAIVVDDRSSDNTVELAKDAFDKYNVSGEIIVKDSRTGTNESVNLGVKSARTDIVVTTDADVVFEDNALDYAIGTLLSDDNIGAVCGELEPIVKEKSFTTGSEKAYRSVYGKMCTWESHIHSTYCFNGPLIALRKKAFSPIPATHGASDAGMALEIIRNGYRCIYEANAKFYEYITENLTQQRRQKIRRSSRLQEATLHNINLISSKYGKFGTLILPMRFLMFFVVPVMFFVSVILWSVFLSQFNIVFGLVIIAGFAGALISGLWSSNILSSFIWHQVYLLFSLRYMFKGKHIWQAIDREKV encoded by the coding sequence ATGTCTCTTCTACTCTACTCCGCAATAATAACCGCTGCAATCCCGGTATCTATTTACCTTATCTACATAGCCGCAGTAATATTTACAAAAGAAAACTCAGGGAACAAGATAAAAAACCCTCCAGACATTACTGTAGTAATACCCACATACAACGAAGAAAAAGTGATAGAGCACCGTATCAAAAATCTCAGGGATATCAATTATCCGACAGATAAAATCCATGCAATCGTTGTGGATGACAGGTCATCAGACAACACCGTAGAACTTGCAAAAGATGCATTTGATAAATATAATGTATCGGGAGAAATCATTGTAAAAGACAGCCGAACCGGTACCAACGAATCAGTTAACCTTGGGGTTAAAAGTGCAAGAACTGATATCGTGGTTACAACGGACGCTGATGTGGTATTTGAAGACAATGCACTTGACTATGCGATTGGCACACTGTTAAGTGACGATAATATTGGAGCAGTATGCGGAGAGCTGGAACCAATTGTGAAAGAAAAATCATTTACCACAGGTTCCGAGAAGGCTTACCGTTCAGTCTACGGTAAAATGTGTACATGGGAAAGCCATATTCATTCGACCTACTGTTTTAATGGTCCCCTGATCGCTCTCAGGAAAAAGGCATTTTCACCAATACCTGCAACACACGGGGCATCGGATGCAGGAATGGCGCTTGAAATCATCCGCAACGGTTATAGGTGTATATATGAAGCAAATGCAAAATTTTATGAATACATAACAGAAAACCTTACGCAGCAGCGCCGCCAGAAAATCCGCCGGTCTTCACGACTTCAGGAAGCGACTCTGCACAACATCAACCTTATATCCTCAAAATACGGGAAATTTGGAACCCTGATACTTCCAATGAGGTTTTTAATGTTTTTTGTAGTTCCTGTCATGTTTTTTGTCAGCGTAATTTTGTGGTCGGTATTTTTATCACAGTTTAATATCGTGTTTGGTCTGGTAATTATTGCAGGATTTGCAGGTGCACTCATTTCAGGGTTGTGGAGTTCAAATATACTGTCATCGTTTATCTGGCATCAGGTTTATCTACTTTTCAGCCTGAGGTATATGTTTAAAGGCAAACATATCTGGCAGGCGATTGATAGAGAAAAAGTATAA
- a CDS encoding RNA-guided endonuclease InsQ/TnpB family protein: MKITTKNYLRMNKQQYWIVDTLSKLSKNLYNVGVYNVRQYYFYNNKFLPYTNNYHYCKDNDNYSLLYSDNAQQILKIVDRTFKSYFRLLKERKKGNYNRPINTPGYLDKNGRFVLIYPAQRMSIKGRYFKLGMSREFKKQYGLNGDELTFKLPDHINPDELKEVRIVPKHDGKFYQMQYVYDKKLQDMNLDKNQYLSIDLGLDNFATFVETSTGTAEIIDGKHIKSINQFYNKEKARLQGVKDKQGMEHKFTKRLSRLTNKRDNKVDEFLNRSVDYIVKTCIDKDIGNIVIGELKEIKQEQNIGKKNNQNFQSIPYFLFKSKLQSKCDLYGINYIEEDESYTSKTDALSLEPIRKHEEYMGRRIKRGLFKSSTGQLLNADVNGALNILRKVVGDSIQRITDRGLVSRPERIRVTFEPEKRPAFSRIKLSV; the protein is encoded by the coding sequence ATGAAAATCACCACCAAAAACTATCTACGGATGAACAAGCAGCAGTACTGGATAGTTGACACTTTGAGTAAACTATCCAAAAACCTGTATAATGTCGGGGTGTACAATGTCCGACAGTACTATTTCTACAATAACAAGTTCTTACCGTACACCAATAATTACCATTATTGCAAGGATAATGATAATTACAGCCTGTTATATAGCGATAATGCTCAACAGATTCTCAAAATCGTAGATAGGACTTTCAAGAGCTATTTCAGACTGCTTAAAGAAAGGAAAAAAGGAAACTACAACCGACCCATTAATACACCAGGTTACTTGGACAAAAATGGACGGTTTGTATTGATATATCCCGCTCAAAGAATGTCTATTAAGGGTAGATATTTCAAACTAGGCATGAGTAGGGAATTCAAAAAGCAGTACGGACTTAATGGTGATGAATTAACTTTCAAACTACCCGACCATATCAATCCTGATGAATTGAAAGAAGTCAGGATTGTTCCAAAACATGACGGTAAATTCTACCAGATGCAGTATGTATATGATAAAAAACTACAAGACATGAATCTTGATAAAAATCAATATCTATCAATCGATTTAGGTCTTGATAATTTTGCAACCTTTGTGGAAACATCCACAGGTACAGCCGAGATAATTGACGGTAAACACATCAAATCCATTAACCAGTTCTACAACAAAGAAAAGGCAAGGTTGCAGGGTGTGAAAGACAAACAGGGTATGGAACACAAGTTCACCAAAAGATTGAGTAGGCTTACTAATAAGCGAGATAACAAGGTGGACGAGTTCCTGAACAGGTCGGTTGATTACATTGTTAAAACCTGTATAGATAAAGACATCGGCAACATTGTTATCGGTGAACTGAAAGAAATCAAACAGGAACAGAATATCGGTAAAAAGAACAATCAGAATTTCCAGAGCATACCATATTTCCTGTTCAAAAGTAAACTACAGTCCAAATGTGATTTGTACGGAATCAACTACATAGAAGAGGACGAATCCTATACAAGTAAAACCGATGCACTGTCTCTGGAACCCATCAGAAAACATGAAGAATATATGGGTAGAAGAATCAAGAGAGGACTGTTCAAGTCTTCCACCGGTCAATTGCTCAATGCCGATGTTAATGGTGCATTAAATATCTTAAGAAAAGTAGTCGGTGATTCAATCCAAAGGATAACCGATAGAGGTCTCGTCAGCAGACCGGAGAGAATAAGGGTTACTTTCGAACCTGAAAAGCGACCAGCCTTCTCTCGAATTAAATTGTCAGTTTAA
- a CDS encoding sensor histidine kinase produces MEKSNQFKDTFTDIIRHDLLNPVTVVDGYTKLLIKKEQDDNKVHLLNKIQSSNNKVIELLENATEFAKLENIDNVEFENRDIIEIIKKVVNDFQYQLNSKNLKVEILTDKKHLCKINSMVEQAFANLLSNAIKYSPDNSTIKVYVEDEGHYWKINVADFGAGIPDEDKPHLFDRFSRKDKKGIKGTGFGLAIVKMIVHIHGGEVGVTDNSEGNGSVFWFTLEKRV; encoded by the coding sequence CTGGAAAAATCAAACCAATTCAAAGACACTTTTACCGATATTATAAGACACGACCTTTTAAACCCTGTAACTGTTGTAGACGGCTACACAAAGTTGTTAATTAAGAAGGAACAAGACGATAACAAGGTTCATCTACTTAATAAGATACAATCAAGCAACAACAAGGTTATAGAATTGCTTGAAAATGCAACGGAATTTGCAAAACTGGAAAACATAGATAACGTGGAATTCGAAAATAGAGATATTATTGAGATAATCAAAAAGGTTGTTAATGATTTCCAGTACCAGTTAAATAGTAAAAATCTTAAAGTCGAGATATTAACAGATAAGAAACATTTATGCAAAATCAATTCAATGGTTGAGCAGGCATTTGCTAATTTGTTGTCAAATGCTATCAAATATAGTCCTGATAATAGTACAATTAAAGTTTATGTTGAAGATGAGGGTCATTATTGGAAAATTAATGTAGCAGATTTTGGAGCCGGTATTCCTGATGAAGACAAACCCCATCTTTTCGATAGGTTCTCAAGAAAAGATAAGAAGGGTATCAAGGGTACAGGATTTGGGCTGGCTATAGTAAAAATGATTGTGCATATTCATGGTGGAGAGGTGGGAGTTACGGATAACTCTGAGGGAAATGGTTCTGTTTTTTGGTTTACTCTTGAAAAAAGAGTATAA